The following proteins are encoded in a genomic region of Necator americanus strain Aroian chromosome II, whole genome shotgun sequence:
- a CDS encoding hypothetical protein (NECATOR_CHRII.G7488.T1) gives MALEVRVGRLFHRRCRPFGTLQGVGSGLARRQMEADPYQTTCELTVALGVNQTTVVRGVKSIEKVLKLSRWVPHALTQYGMGRRATWHFHS, from the coding sequence ATGGCACTCGAAGTTCGTGTCGGGCGACTATTCCATCGAAGATGCAGGCCTTTCGGGACGCTCCAAGGAGTTGGATCTGGACTTGCTCGAAGACAGATGGAAGCCGATCCGTATCAAACCACTTGCGAACTGACAGTCGCTCTTGGGGTGAATCAAACCACAGTTGTTCGCGGAGTGAAGTCAATCGAAAAGGTGCTGAAACTAAGTCGATGGGTACCACATGCTCTGACGCAGTATGGCATGGGCCGCCGCGCTACATGGCACTTTCACTCCTGa
- a CDS encoding hypothetical protein (NECATOR_CHRII.G7483.T1), with the protein MPLSFADPDQAEIMTDGMSALVKAGLILSINQGLDKVKSGGQEESGKPLRGLRKHSCSRNVGVMFLARIAEREMVWSQCLEGIFRMAG; encoded by the coding sequence ATGCCTTTGTCGTTCGCCGATCCAGATCAAGCGGAAATTATGACTGATGGCATGTCGGCTTTGGTGAAAGCCGGACTAATTCTGTCAATAAATCAAGGGCTAGACAAGGTTAAAAGCGGTGGGCAGGAAGAGTCGGGAAAGCCGTTGCGTGGACTGCGCAAACATAGCTGTTCACGTAATGTGGGGGTGATGTTCCTCGCACGTATAGCAGAGCGTGAAATGGTGTGGAGTCAGTGTTTGGAGGGAATATTCAGGATGGCCGGCTAG
- a CDS encoding hypothetical protein (NECATOR_CHRII.G7486.T1), whose protein sequence is MAGERSRKYLPPFWDDDNAMQGYMSVIKARAVNPIDHDRKMKFWTDLIASSCEVEGNAIISVDALKRRFRRGDQVPASLNVVVDHLNRCGVLLPLSKWKEQHSSWVDWSFSQLSKTSEWLFGSTRADAAERYIHLPTIKVQADLLMDLYSREFQSEVDGTGYVVAYSTFYDSARDIVHTKENFDVILAHLSERGDVIVGQGRNGEQILKFRDTTSDGPVRFTEADASVHDIRRAMSKVEKEIGSLEKKIQKLDIDCRTALRGGDKTKAANLLRQKKRAQKDVSDKDGQYQRLLTMLQQLGSTKHNKEVLDAYKAGTAAFKATLARHGLTPDKIDQTLDEVANSIEDYREIEEAISIPIAPKLHDEEDLEKELDDLISKQQPLPSPPVATPRKHVAPSLPEVPTNTVGYCELDEDETVNLEKRLERLRSAM, encoded by the exons ATGGCGGGAGAGCGATCGCGGAAGTATCTTCCACCATTCTGGGATGACGATAATGCAATGCAAGGATACATGAGTGTTATTAAG GCGCGAGCTGTGAACCCCATCGATCACGACCGGAAGATGAAATTCTGGACAGATTTGATTGCCTCCTCCTGTGAAGTCGAAGGAAATGCAATAATAAGCGTAGATGCTCTAAAGAGGAGGTTTCGGCGAGGAGATCAGGTCCCTGCTAGTCTCAATGTAGTAGTAGACCATCTGAACAG ATGTGGTGTCCTTCTGCCACTATCAAAATGGAAAGAGCAACATTCCTCTTGGGTAGATTGGAGTTTTTCGCAATTGAGTAAAACATCTGAGTGGTTATTTGGATCAACGAGGGCGGATGCAGCTGAACGTTACATTCATCTTCCTacaataaaa GTTCAAGCAGATTTGCTGATGGATTTATATTCTAGAGAATTTCAATCTGAAGTAGATGGAACTGGTTATGTCGTTGCTTACTCCACCTTCTACGACAGCGCCCGAGACATTGTTCACACAAAA gaaaattttgatgttatACTGGCCCATCTTTCGGAACGTGGAGACGTTATCGTCGGACAGGGTCGCAACGGTGAACAAATTCTCAAGTTTAGA GACACCACAAGTGATGGTCCTGTGAGATTCACCGAAGCAGATGCAAGCGTCCACGACATTCGAAGAGCTATGTCAAAGGTGGAAAAGGAGATCGGCTCTCTTGAGAAGAAGATACAAAA attAGATATCGATTGTCGCACAGCGTTGCGAGGTGGTGATAAAACGAAAGCAGCGAATTTACTACGGCAAAAGAAACGTGCGCAAAAAGATGTCTCCGACAAAGATGGTCAGTACCAGCGATTGTTGACAATGCTTCAGCAACTTGGCTCCACCAAG CATAACAAAGAAGTGTTGGATGCATACAAAGCTGGAACGGCAGCTTTTAAGGCCACTCTAGCACGGCATGGTCTAACGCCTGACAAG ATTGACCAAACTCTGGATGAGGTTGCAAACTCAATAGAAGATTACCGCGAAATCGAGGAAGCCATCAGCATCCCAATCGCACCAAAGTTGCACGACGAAGAGGACCTTGAGAAGGAACTGGACGATTTAATATCAAAACAG CAACCGCTTCCATCTCCACCAGTTGCTACTCCTCGAAAGCATGTTGCTCCGTCTCTTCCAGAAGTTCCAACAAATACAGTTGGTTATTGTGAACTTGACGAAGATGAAACAGTGAATCTGGAGAAACGTCTTGAGCGACTGCGATCAGCCATGTGA
- a CDS encoding hypothetical protein (NECATOR_CHRII.G7485.T1) — protein MFDNLYHRKYEAEEENQLVMSVTVEGAEERAAPEEHGAEKEENVIEVDRDAISLDLTRTRLMKIEGFEFLRKIESLCLRWNLLKKIEGLDTLTTLNYLDLYDNQIEKIENLSTLVNLETLDLSFNRITKIENLEKLTKLKTLYLVHNKITKIEGLEELVNLEYLELGDNRIKKIENLDSNCNIVRLFLGANQIRKIENLTSLKKIEVLSLPANAITVVEGVSSLSTLREIYLAQNGIQSTSGLENLTNLEILDFNYNRLCKVQGIRHLKKVTDFWAKNNKLEDWQVFDELVELPYLNLVYLENNPFSEAQDYRAKAIRLLPQITRLDSTQCRDPSLLKAPVLV, from the exons ATGTTCGATAATCTTTATCATCGAAAATACGAAGCCGAAGAAGAGAACCAATTAGTCATGTCGGTGACAGTGGAAGGTGCTGAAGAAAGAGCTGCTCCAGAAGAACATGGTGCcgagaaggaagaaaatgttatAGAG GTTGACAGAGATGCTATATCACTCGATTTGACTCGCACTCGTCTTATGAAAATTGAAGGCTTCGAGTTCCTTCGTAAA ATCGAATCTCTCTGTTTGAGATGGAATCtgctgaagaaaattgaaggtTTGGATACTCTGACAACATTAAATTATCTGGACCTTTATGATAATCAG ATTGAGAAAATCGAAAACCTTTCAACCTTAGTAAATTTGGAAACGTTGGATCTCTCTTTTAACCGCATTACTAAAATCGAAAATCTGGAGAAGCTAACGAAACTGAAGACCCTCTATCTTGTTCAcaataaaatcacaaaaattgaGGGTCTTGAAGAG CTTGTCAATTTGGAATACCTCGAGCTCGGCGATAACAGGatcaagaaaattgaaaatcttgACTCAAACTGCAACATTGTGCGATTGTTTCTCGGTGCCAatcaaattcgaaaaatcgaaaatcttACCAGCCTCAAGAAGATCGAAGTTTTGAGTTTGCCTGCCAATGCCATAACGGTGGTTGAG GGTGTGTCTTCACTGAGCACCCTCCGAGAGATTTACCTCGCTCAAAATGGAATACAAAGCACATCTGGTCTGGAAAACCTTACGAATCTCGAAATCCTCGATTTCAACTACAATCGTCTCTGTAAGGTACAAGGCATACGTCATCTTAAGAAGGTCACTGATTTTTGGGCGAAAAATAATAAG CTGGAAGACTGGCAGGTATTCGATGAACTGGTAGAGTTACCCTACTTGAATCTCGTTTATCTCGAAAACAACCCATTCTCGGAGGCTCAAGACTACAG AGCGAAAGCCATTCGACTATTGCCGCAGATCACGCGTCTGGATTCTACTCAATGTCGTGACCCATCCTTATTGAAGGCTCCTGTCCTTGTGTAA
- a CDS encoding hypothetical protein (NECATOR_CHRII.G7484.T2): MENNSPGRRQRVKRCLFGKPDQKEVEKWLTETSKKQLRQSREKWSYDFELDIPVSGDVEYEAIPVNKVPSIYKSCSVGRRKGGRIAEFDPNVPSASKDEGVTDEEPSHHRPLTRSCTKLRDDNHMLHHKSLKQAKLTNYLKVRKRRSADSRNNKDAVTPVKTMKSAAPNSPFRFVESTYSEEASCGETSPRSLSASPPKSPRKRHQQQLFDCLNPRDQGIRITTVSVTRVKCYVIFEIP, encoded by the exons atggaaaataacaGTCCTGGCAGAAGGCAACGCGTGAAACGGTGTCTTTTTGGTAAGCCAGACCAAAAGGAG GTCGAAAAATGGCTGACCGAAACCTCCAAGAAGCAGTTACGACAAAGTCGGGAAAAATGGAGCTATGACTTCGAATTAGACATTCCAGTAAGTGGTGATGTGGAATATGAAGCCATTCCTGTAAATAAG GTACCTTCCATATACAAGTCCTGCAGCGTTGGTAGGAGGAAAGGTGGGAGGATTGCTGAATTTGACCCGAATGTTCCTTCTGCATCAAAGGATGAGGGGGTTACCGATGAAGAACCGAGTCACCATCGCCCTCTCACCAG gtcctgTACTAAACTACGTGATGATAACCACATGTTGCATCACAAGAGTTTGAAGCAAGCAAAACTTACTA ATTATCTGAAAGTGCGAAAACGTCGTTCTGCCGATTCGCGTAACAATAAAGATGCTGTTACGCCTGTAAAGACAATGAAGTCAGCGGCACCCAACAGCCCATTCCG ttttgttGAATCTACTTACTCTGAAGAAGCCAGCTGCGGTGAAACATCACCAAGAAGTCTGTCTGCCAGTCCTCCCAAAAGTCCGCGGAAGCGCCATCAACAGCAA CTGTTCGACTGCTTAAATCCAAGAGATCAAG gGATTCGCATTACAACTGTGAGCGTTACTCGTGTAAAGTGCTACGTCATATTTGAAATACCGTGA
- a CDS encoding hypothetical protein (NECATOR_CHRII.G7484.T1), which produces MENNSPGRRQRVKRCLFGKPDQKEVEKWLTETSKKQLRQSREKWSYDFELDIPVSGDVEYEAIPVNKVPSIYKSCSVGRRKGGRIAEFDPNVPSASKDEGVTDEEPSHHRPLTRSCTKLRDDNHMLHHKSLKQAKLTNYLKVRKRRSADSRNNKDAVTPVKTMKSAAPNSPFRFVESTYSEEASCGETSPRSLSASPPKSPRKRHQQQVVHSLHSQLPKLRSHAAVHN; this is translated from the exons atggaaaataacaGTCCTGGCAGAAGGCAACGCGTGAAACGGTGTCTTTTTGGTAAGCCAGACCAAAAGGAG GTCGAAAAATGGCTGACCGAAACCTCCAAGAAGCAGTTACGACAAAGTCGGGAAAAATGGAGCTATGACTTCGAATTAGACATTCCAGTAAGTGGTGATGTGGAATATGAAGCCATTCCTGTAAATAAG GTACCTTCCATATACAAGTCCTGCAGCGTTGGTAGGAGGAAAGGTGGGAGGATTGCTGAATTTGACCCGAATGTTCCTTCTGCATCAAAGGATGAGGGGGTTACCGATGAAGAACCGAGTCACCATCGCCCTCTCACCAG gtcctgTACTAAACTACGTGATGATAACCACATGTTGCATCACAAGAGTTTGAAGCAAGCAAAACTTACTA ATTATCTGAAAGTGCGAAAACGTCGTTCTGCCGATTCGCGTAACAATAAAGATGCTGTTACGCCTGTAAAGACAATGAAGTCAGCGGCACCCAACAGCCCATTCCG ttttgttGAATCTACTTACTCTGAAGAAGCCAGCTGCGGTGAAACATCACCAAGAAGTCTGTCTGCCAGTCCTCCCAAAAGTCCGCGGAAGCGCCATCAACAGCAAGTAGTCCATTCACTTCATTCTCAACTCCCGAAACTGCGCTCTCACGCGGCTGTTCATAATTAG
- a CDS encoding hypothetical protein (NECATOR_CHRII.G7489.T2), translating to MQKTSLNSTCTPKRLCLHLLESVEYWELLAEGCIVTADVCIEQQRNLKANLENARSKQHEVYFRHDNVHPHIARKTKAELMKFGWTILPHPPYFPDLAPSGYHLYLFSYLQSNLDGQYFQSRGDIKRALEHFSSSQRSRLEVYTMAEDHRSQLGIRQRFTVIV from the coding sequence ATGCAGAAAACGTCCCTAAACTCAACGTGCACGCCAAAGAGGTTGTGCTTGCATCTGTTGGAAAGCGTCGAATACTGGGAGCTGCTCGCCGAGGGATGTATAGTGACCGCAGACGTCTGCATTGAGCAACAGAGGAATCTAAAGGCGAATCTCGAAAATGCACGCTCGAAGCAGCACGAAGTCTACTTCCGGCACGACAACGTTCATCCGCACATTGCAAGAAAGACCAAGGCTGAACTGATGAAGTTCGGCTGGACCATTTTACCACACCCACCGTATTTCCCAGACCTGGCTCCCTCGGGATACCACCTTTaccttttttcctatcttCAAAGTAATCTGGATGGCCAATACTTCCAATCCCGCGGCGACATCAAAAGGGCACTAGAACATTTCTCCAGTTCCCAGCGTTCTCGACTAGAGGTATATACAATGGCAGAAGACCATCGATCCCAACTGGGCATACGTCAACGGTTCACGGTtatcgtttaa
- a CDS encoding hypothetical protein (NECATOR_CHRII.G7487.T1), producing the protein MIAWKEAPGDTRTSSQELCMGLQEAHEHNVTMHCQSDLLLLSRITVGPEQGEPPHHPLQNILNRVTVLRFRQG; encoded by the coding sequence ATGATAGCGTGGAAAGAGGCTCCCGGAGACACTCGAACTTCGTCGCAGGAGCTGTGCATGGGTCTTCAAGAGGCTCACGAGCATAACGTGACCATGCATTGTCAAAGCGATTTGTTGCTCCTGAGCAGAATCACCGTTGGTCCCGAGCAGGGGGAGCCTCCTCACCATCCCCTACAGAATATCCTCAATCGAGTGACCGTGTTGCGCTTTCGACAAGGATAA